Proteins found in one Cyanobacteriota bacterium genomic segment:
- a CDS encoding riboflavin synthase, which produces MLHITCVDDHADLILADLAIGDSVAVDGICLTVTTVLPQGFIATASPETLYRTTLGELRQQSRVNLETSLRVGSKLGGHFVTGHVDGVGQVEAIVQTATSWEMSFVVTDGQISRYIVPKGSIAVNGVSLTVAACNQEGSWFKVAVIPHSYASTNLQFLKVGSRVNLEGDILGKYVEKFLRIVPPTDTALDSYDGHPVDISLSFLAEHGYV; this is translated from the coding sequence TTGTTGCACATCACCTGTGTTGATGACCATGCCGACTTGATCTTGGCGGATTTAGCGATTGGTGACAGTGTAGCGGTCGATGGCATTTGCTTAACCGTAACTACTGTCCTGCCTCAAGGGTTTATCGCCACAGCATCCCCCGAAACGTTGTATCGCACGACCTTGGGTGAGTTGCGTCAGCAATCACGGGTAAACCTAGAAACCTCTCTGCGGGTCGGGAGTAAGTTGGGTGGACATTTTGTCACCGGGCATGTGGATGGTGTGGGCCAAGTGGAGGCGATCGTGCAAACTGCTACCTCCTGGGAGATGAGTTTTGTGGTGACTGACGGGCAAATTAGTCGCTATATCGTACCCAAAGGTAGCATTGCTGTTAATGGTGTCAGCTTGACGGTAGCAGCTTGTAACCAGGAAGGTTCTTGGTTTAAGGTAGCTGTAATTCCCCACAGCTATGCCTCTACCAATCTTCAGTTCCTAAAAGTAGGCAGTCGCGTGAACTTAGAGGGTGACATCTTGGGCAAGTATGTCGAAAAGTTCTTGCGCATTGTCCCACCTACAGACACTGCTCTAGACAGCTATGATGGTCATCCTGTAGATATCAGCCTCTCATTTTTGGCAGAACATGGTTATGTGTAA